Sequence from the Cuniculiplasma divulgatum genome:
GACTTGCTCTGAGATTCAGGTGCCAGACATGCAAAAAGGCAATTACGCCTCCAAGCTTCAGGGCCAAGAAACTGGAAATAGTGGAGGTTCAGTGATATGGCGGACAGCAGATTTGCAAAGCCCAAGAGCATAGGAAACAAGTTCATCAGGATAAAATGCAGGGACTGCGGCAATGAGCAGGTGACATACACCAAGATATCCTCTGTTGTTGTATGCCACATCTGCAACGCCACCCTTGCAAGGCCAACCGGCGGAACGCTGGATCTGGCCGCGGATATTGTCGGAGATCAGCAATGAGCAAAGACCTTCCTGAACCGGGAGAGCTTGTGGTCGTAACCATAAAGGAAGTAAAGAATTTTGGAGCAACGGCCAAGCTGGAAGAATATCCGGGGCATGAGGGTTTTATCCACATAGCTGAAGTTGCCACCGGCTGGGTAAAACACATAAGGGATTACCTGAGAGAAGGCCAGAAAACGGTGTGCAAGGTACTGAGCATTGATACAAACAGGGGCAACGTTGAACTTTCCCTGAAAAGGGTCAATGACCACCAGAAGAGAGAGAAGATATCTGAATGGAAGAATGAGCAGAAAGCTTCCAAGCTTCTTGAGATAGTTGCCAAGCAGCTGAAGAAATCCGTACAGGAATGTGAAGCTGAATTTGCGGATGAACTGAGGCAGAGGTATGGCAATCTGTATGCTGCGTTCGAGGATGCATCAGCAAGCGAAAACTGGTTCCCGGAAATCAATGAGAAATGGAAAACGGTCTTTGTGAAAATCGCCCGGGAAAACGTTGTGCTTCCCTATGTTAAAATTGGCGGTACCATAGAAGCATATTCTCTTGCGCCCAACGGGATTCAGATGATCAAGTCCACAATAGATCCGGGTGATGAGCCCACCGTTGGCATCCAGTATGCCGGGGCTCCACGATATATCGTGACTGTAACTGACAAGGATTATAAGACTGCCGAAGATACTCTTAAAAGAGTGGTGCAGAGGATAATGGACAATGCCAAGAAGAACGGCGTTGTGGCCGAATTTGTCAGGAAATGATAAAGCGGTATGCATTCATTGATCAGAAAGTGCCGCATCTGCAACGCTTATACCATGAAGGAAGTATGCCCTGTATGCGGGCAAAGGACGGATGTAGCTCTTCCGCCTAAGTATTCACCGGTGGACCGGTTCCAGAGGTTCAGGATAAATTCAGGGGAGGAACATAAACATGGAGAAAATAGTAATCAATCAGTATAAGAGGCCGAGGCTGGCAAGCCCGATCCTCATAGGGGGGCTTCCCGGAATAGGCAACGTGGGGAAGATAGCTGCAGAATATCTTGTGGAAAAGCTGAAAATGGAGAAGTTTGCGGATATCTATTCACAGTACCTTCCACCCCAGGTTTTCATCGATGATACCGGAGTGGTCAAGCTGGTCAGGAACACTCTCTATTACAAGAAGCTCAAGGGAAGGAGCGACCTGCTCATACTTGTGGGGGATTTCCAGGGAACCACACAGGAAGGACAGTATGAAATGTCATATCAGATACTTGAACTGGCCAGAAAACTGGAGGTTTCCATGGTCTATACACTTGGAGGATACAGCACAGGCAAGATTGTTGAAATTCCACGTGTCCTTGGCGCTGTAACTGACGAATCCCTGGTGAAGACACTTACGGACAGCGGCGTTGTGTTTCCAAAGGGGGAGCCCGGCGGAGGCATCGTGGGATCAGCGGGCGTAATGCTTGGTCTCGGAAAGGAGCTGTTCAGCATGCAGGGAGCATGTTTAATGGGAGAAACTTCCGGGTATTTTGCAGATCCAAAGGGAGCCAAGGAAGTTGTTAAGATCCTGGTGAATCTTCTCAGCCTTGAAGTCGACCTTTCAGACCTTGAGGAAAGAAGCAAACAGATTGAGCAGATCACGGAGAAGATGCAGGAGGATGTGCAGGGCAAGGTGACCCAGAAAGACGATCTGGGCTACTTTGGATAATCCCGCATTCCA
This genomic interval carries:
- a CDS encoding 30S ribosomal protein S27e, with amino-acid sequence MADSRFAKPKSIGNKFIRIKCRDCGNEQVTYTKISSVVVCHICNATLARPTGGTLDLAADIVGDQQ
- a CDS encoding translation initiation factor IF-2 subunit alpha, producing the protein MSKDLPEPGELVVVTIKEVKNFGATAKLEEYPGHEGFIHIAEVATGWVKHIRDYLREGQKTVCKVLSIDTNRGNVELSLKRVNDHQKREKISEWKNEQKASKLLEIVAKQLKKSVQECEAEFADELRQRYGNLYAAFEDASASENWFPEINEKWKTVFVKIARENVVLPYVKIGGTIEAYSLAPNGIQMIKSTIDPGDEPTVGIQYAGAPRYIVTVTDKDYKTAEDTLKRVVQRIMDNAKKNGVVAEFVRK
- a CDS encoding RNA-protein complex protein Nop10, whose product is MHSLIRKCRICNAYTMKEVCPVCGQRTDVALPPKYSPVDRFQRFRINSGEEHKHGENSNQSV
- a CDS encoding proteasome assembly chaperone family protein gives rise to the protein MEKIVINQYKRPRLASPILIGGLPGIGNVGKIAAEYLVEKLKMEKFADIYSQYLPPQVFIDDTGVVKLVRNTLYYKKLKGRSDLLILVGDFQGTTQEGQYEMSYQILELARKLEVSMVYTLGGYSTGKIVEIPRVLGAVTDESLVKTLTDSGVVFPKGEPGGGIVGSAGVMLGLGKELFSMQGACLMGETSGYFADPKGAKEVVKILVNLLSLEVDLSDLEERSKQIEQITEKMQEDVQGKVTQKDDLGYFG